A single genomic interval of Gouania willdenowi chromosome 10, fGouWil2.1, whole genome shotgun sequence harbors:
- the LOC114471104 gene encoding H-2 class II histocompatibility antigen gamma chain-like isoform X1, whose protein sequence is MADPSEKNPLVKDRESQHISAAQKGCSTGCTLMIAGLASLLCLMVCSQIFSIYMIFKQMERIERLQESKEEINGRLNQLSQADTRLSLWIVENSLNQHEDATSKSQLNDTDVEKVLMELLQQDLELPQFNETFSGNLLSLNQQMNESMWKSFETWMQNWLIFQKAQQMVSVTKTKCQIEAQTAVGPYKPQCRSWGEYMQKQCYGSTGYCWCVDVVSGKRIKDTLKHGDPECWRVTRATHKNHVMDEDYGELMIN, encoded by the exons ATGGCTGACCCTTCAGAAAAGAATCCTCTGGTCAAAGATAGAGAGAGTCAACACATCTCTGCTGCTCAGAAAGG ATGCTCCACTGGCTGTACATTGATGATCGCAGGACTGGCATCCTTGTTGTGTCTGATGGTGTGCAGTCAGATCTTCTCCATCTACATGATATTTAAGCAGATGGAACGTATTGAGAGACTTCAGGAGAGCAAGGAGGAAATAAACGGACGGCTCAACCAGTTATCCCAag CTGACACCCGGCTCAGCCTGTGGATCGTAGAAAACAGTTTGAACCAACACGAAGATGCTACATCCAAGTCCCAGCTAAAT GACACAGATGTTGAGAAAGTGCTGATGGAGCTGTTGCAG CAGGACTTGGAGTTGCCACAGTTCAATGAGACCTTCTCCGGCAACCTACTGAGCCTGAATCAGCAGATGAACGAGAGCATGTGGAAG AGCTTTGAGACATGGATGCAGAACTGGCTGATCTTCCAGAAGGCCCAGCAAATGG TATCTGTGACAAAGACCAAATGCCAGATTGAGGCCCAAACTGCAGTCGGTCCATACAAGCCACAGTGTCGTTCTTGGGGAGAGTACATGCAAAAGCAGTGCTACGGCTCCACCGGATACTGCTGGTGTGTGGATGTGGTGTCCGGCAAGAGAATCAAGGACACTCTGAAGCATGGGGATCCTGAATGTTGGCGTGTAACTAGGGCAACAcataaaaatcatgttatggATGAAGATTACGGCGAGTTGATGATTAACTAG
- the ndst1b gene encoding bifunctional heparan sulfate N-deacetylase/N-sulfotransferase 1b yields the protein MLGCVTRLRRLVRLLPLQTSLLLLFLFCTVSVFISAYFLYGVKRELEPSGSGMSGSEGASADSDDPRVTPSRLLPLRSVSGGPGVDPGGARTDPVVLVFVESQYSQLGQEIVAILESGRFRYRTEISPGKGDMPTLTDKERGRFTLVIYENILKYVNLDAWNRELLDKYCVEYGVGIIGFFKANENSLLSAQLKGFPLFLHSNLGLKDCTVNPKSPLLFITRSGQPLPGPLPGDDWTVFQSNHSTYEPVLLAKTQSADSVAPMGQNVALLPSVVQDLGLHDGIQRVLFGNNLVFWLHKLVFVDAVAFLTGKRLSLSLERYILVDIDDIFVGKEGTRMKVPDVKALLDTQRELRTHVPNFTFNLGFSGKFFHAGSDEEDLGDDLLLSFVKDFWWFPHMWSHMQPHLFHNQSVLAEQMLLNKKFAMEHGIPTNMGYAVAPHHSGVYPVHLQLYDAWKKVWGIKVTSTEEYPHLKPARFRRGFIHSGISVLPRQTCGLFTHTIFYKDYPGSPNELDKLINGGELFLTVLLNPISIFMTHLSNYGNDRLGLYTFKSLVTFLQTWTNLKMQTLPPIQLAQKYFSLFPSERDPLWQDPCEDKRHKDIWSKEKTCDRFPKLLVIGPQKTGTTALYLFLGMHPDLTSNYPSKETFEEIQFFNGHNYHRGIDWYMEYFPLPSNTSSDYYFEKSANYFDSEVAAQRAAALLPKAKIITILINPADRAYSWYQHQRAHDDPVALKYSFHNVITAGHDAPVRLRVLQNRCLMPGWYAVHLERWLNFYHSSQLLVLDGQMLKTEPSAIMDKIQKFLGLTNIINYHKILAFDPKKGFWCQLLEGGKTKCLGKSKGRRYPDMDPESEGFLREYYRDHNIELSKLLYRMGQPLPSWLREELVHTR from the exons ATGCTGGGATGCGTGACTCGCCTCCGTCGGCTGGTCCGTCTCCTCCCCCTCCAGACCTCCCTGCTCCTGCTCTTCCTTTTTTGCACGGTCAGCGTATTCATCTCGGCCTACTTCCTCTATGGCGTCAAGCGGGAGCTGGAGCCGTCTGGAAGCGGCATGTCCGGGTCCGAGGGAGCATCCGCCGATTCCGATGACCCAAGGGTCACACCATCCCGGCTGCTGCCCCTGCGGAGCGTCTCGGGGGGCCCTGGCGTGGATCCTGGAGGGGCCAGGACAGATCCTGTGGTTCTAGTCTTTGTGGAAAGCCAGTATTCTCAACTGGGGCAGGAGATTGTGGCCATCCTGGAGTCTGGCCGGTTTAGATACAGGACTGAGATTTCCCCTGGTAAAGGGGACATGCCTACACTGACGGACAAAGAGAGAGGGCGTTTCACACTTGTGATTTATGAGAACATTCTAAAGTATGTCAACTTGGACGCCTGGAACCGAGAGCTGCTGGACAAGTACTGTGTGGAGTATGGAGTGGGCATCATTGGCTTCTTCAAG GCGAATGAGAACAGTCTGCTCAGTGCACAGCTCAAAGGCTTCCCTCTCTTTCTTCACTCTAACTTGGGCCTGAAGGACTGCACAGTAAACCCCAAGTCTCCACTTCTCTTCATCACTCGTTCCGGGCAGCCGCTGCCAGGTCCGCTCCCCGGGGACGACTGGACAGTTTTCCAATCTAATCACTCTACATACGAACCTGTGCTACTAGCCAAGACCCAGTCAGCTGATAGCGTTGCACCAATGGGGCAGAATGTGGCCCTGCTCCCATCTGTGGTGCAGGATCTGGGGCTTCACGACGGGATCCAGAGGGTCTTGTTTGGAAATAATTTAGTCTTCTGGCTGCACAAGTTGGTGTTTGTGGACGCTGTGGCATTTCTAACGGGGAAGAGGCTCTCTTTGTCCCTGGAGCGCTACATCCTAGTGGATATAGATGACATCTTTGTAGGCAAGGAGGGCACACGCATGAAGGTGCCTGATGTAAAG GCCCTGCTGGATACGCAGAGGGAACTGCGCACCCATGTGCCCAACTTCACCTTCAATCTGGGATTCTCAGGGAAATTCTTCCATGCTG GTTCTGATGAGGAGGACCTTGGAGATGACCTGCTGCTTTCCTTCGTCAAGGATTTCTGGTGGTTCCCTCACATGTGGAGCCACATGCAGCCCCATTTATTCCATAACCAGTCGGTGCTGGCTGAGCAGATGTTGCTCAACAAGAAATTTGCAATG GAACATGGGATTCCCACTAACATGGGATATGCAGTGGCTCCTCACCACTCGGGCGTCTACCCCGTGCACCTGCAGTTGTATGATGCCTGGAAAAAGGTGTGGGGCATCAAAGTGACCAGCACGGAGGAATACCCCCACCTAAAGCCGGCACGCTTCCGACGAGGTTTCATCCATAGTGGCATTAGT GTGTTACCCAGGCAGACGTGCGGACTGTTCACTCACACAATCTTCTATAAAGACTACCCAGGCAGCCCCAATGAACTGGACAAGCTCATCAATGGAGGAGAGCTTTTCCTCACTGTTCTGCTCAACCCC ATCAGTATTTTTATGACTCATCTGTCAAACTACGGGAACGACCGCCTGGGCCTGTACACCTTTAAAAGCCTGGTGACGTTCCTCCAGACGTGGACTAACCTGAAGATGCAGACCCTACCTCCTATTCAACTGGCACAGAAGTACTTCAGTCTGTTCCCCTCTGAGAGGGACCCACTCTGGCAG GATCCATGTGAGGACAAAAGGCACAAGGATATTTGGTCCAAAGAGAAAACATGTGACCGTTTTCCTAAACTGCTCGTCATCGGGCCTCAGAAAACAG GAACAACAGCTCTTTACCTGTTTCTGGGCATGCACCCTGACCTGACCAGTAACTACCCCAGCAAGGAGACTTTTGAAGAGATCCAGTTCTTCAATGGACACAATTATCACAGAGGCATCGACTG GTACATGGAGTACTTCCCTCTGCCCTCCAACACCAGCTCAGATTACTACTTTGAGAAGAGTGCCAACTACTTTGACTCTGAGGTGGCTGCTCAGAGGGCTGCAGCGCTGCTGCCTAAGGCCAAGATCATCACTATCCTCATCAACCCAGCCGACAGAGCTTACTCCTGGTACCAG CACCAAAGAGCCCACGACGACCCTGTTGCATTGAAATACTCGTTTCACAACGTCATCACGGCAGGACACGATGCTCCAGTCAGACTGAGGGTTCTGCAGAATCGCTGCCTGATGCCTGGCTGGTACGCTGTTCACCTGGAGCGCTGGCTCAATTTCTACCACTCCAGCCAg CTGTTAGTTCTGGATGGACAGATGTTAAAAACCGAGCCTTCCGCGATCATGGATAAAATTCAGAAATTTCTTGGTCTCACCAACATCATCAATTACCACAAGATTTTAGC GTTTGACCCAAAAAAAGGTTTCTGGTGTCAGCTGCTGGAAGGAGGGAAGACAAAGTGTTTGGGAAAGAGCAAAGGCCGGAGGTACCCGGACATGGACCCTGAG TCGGAGGGCTTCCTCAGGGAATACTACAGGGATCACAACATCGAGCTCTCCAAGCTGCTCTACAGGATGGGTCAGCCGCTGCCCAGCTGGCTACGAGAAGAGCTGGTCCACACCAGGTAG
- the LOC114471104 gene encoding H-2 class II histocompatibility antigen gamma chain-like isoform X2 → MADPSEKNPLVKDRESQHISAAQKGCSTGCTLMIAGLASLLCLMVCSQIFSIYMIFKQMERIERLQESKEEINGRLNQLSQADTRLSLWIVENSLNQHEDATSKSQLNDTDVEKVLMELLQDLELPQFNETFSGNLLSLNQQMNESMWKSFETWMQNWLIFQKAQQMVSVTKTKCQIEAQTAVGPYKPQCRSWGEYMQKQCYGSTGYCWCVDVVSGKRIKDTLKHGDPECWRVTRATHKNHVMDEDYGELMIN, encoded by the exons ATGGCTGACCCTTCAGAAAAGAATCCTCTGGTCAAAGATAGAGAGAGTCAACACATCTCTGCTGCTCAGAAAGG ATGCTCCACTGGCTGTACATTGATGATCGCAGGACTGGCATCCTTGTTGTGTCTGATGGTGTGCAGTCAGATCTTCTCCATCTACATGATATTTAAGCAGATGGAACGTATTGAGAGACTTCAGGAGAGCAAGGAGGAAATAAACGGACGGCTCAACCAGTTATCCCAag CTGACACCCGGCTCAGCCTGTGGATCGTAGAAAACAGTTTGAACCAACACGAAGATGCTACATCCAAGTCCCAGCTAAAT GACACAGATGTTGAGAAAGTGCTGATGGAGCTGTTGCAG GACTTGGAGTTGCCACAGTTCAATGAGACCTTCTCCGGCAACCTACTGAGCCTGAATCAGCAGATGAACGAGAGCATGTGGAAG AGCTTTGAGACATGGATGCAGAACTGGCTGATCTTCCAGAAGGCCCAGCAAATGG TATCTGTGACAAAGACCAAATGCCAGATTGAGGCCCAAACTGCAGTCGGTCCATACAAGCCACAGTGTCGTTCTTGGGGAGAGTACATGCAAAAGCAGTGCTACGGCTCCACCGGATACTGCTGGTGTGTGGATGTGGTGTCCGGCAAGAGAATCAAGGACACTCTGAAGCATGGGGATCCTGAATGTTGGCGTGTAACTAGGGCAACAcataaaaatcatgttatggATGAAGATTACGGCGAGTTGATGATTAACTAG